From the Penaeus vannamei isolate JL-2024 chromosome 37, ASM4276789v1, whole genome shotgun sequence genome, the window cttttttttctctctctctctctccctctctccgtccctccctccctctctctctttttttttttttttccctctctccgtccctccctccctccctccctctctctctttttctctctctctccctctctccctccctccctccctccctctctctccctttttctctctctccctctccctccctccctccctctctttctctctctctctctccctccctcgctccctctctccctccttcgctccctctctccctctctctgtccctctctctgtccctcgctccctccctccctccctctctctcttttctctctctctccctctctccctccctccctccctccctctctctttctcttctctccctctctccctccctcccctccctccctctctcttttcctctctccctctctccgtcccctccctccctccctccctctctcttctttctctccctctctcctccctctcttctttctcttcctctctccctcctccctccctccctctctcttttttttctctctctctctccctctctccctccttccctctctcttttttttctctctctctccctctctccctccctccctccttccctctctctttttttctctctctctctctctctccctccctccctccctccctctctctctccctccctcgggcacacatagatatacacatcagAACTCACACAAAATAGCCAttgttttcgaaaaaaaaaaataaaaaagacagcttAATCATTAAAACTCGACTCTCATGCAAATCGGAGGAAAAGTCATGAATAAGTTACGGAGAGAGACCCCATGATTGGCCAGTCTGATTGGCTGATCCCTTTACTGGTTTTTTCTGATTGGCCGATCGTCTGacgggtttgtttttttttgattggctgatcgtctgacggttttttttctgattggccGATCCTCTGAAGGTTTTTTTCTGATTGGCTGATCGTTTGAGGGGGTTTTCTGATTGGCTGATCGTCTGacggtttttttttctgattggctgATCGTCTGACTGGCTTTTCTGATTGGCCGATCCTCTGAGGGTTTTTTTCTGATTGGCTGATCCCTTTACTGGCTTTTCTGATTGGCCGATCCTCTGagggttttttttctgattggctgATCCCTTTACTGGCTTTTCTGATTGGCCGATCCTCTGagggttttttttctgattggccGATCCTCTGAGGGTTTTTTTCTGATTGGCTGATCGTTTGAGGGGATTTTCTGATTGGCTGATCGTCTGacggtttttttttctgattggccGATCCTCTGAGGGTTTTTTTCTGATTGGCTGATCGTTTGAGGGGGTTTTCTGATTGGCTGATCGTCTGAcggttttttttctgattggctgATCGTCTGACTGGCTTTTCTGATTGGCCGATCCTCTGAGGGTTTTTTTCTGATTGGCCGATCCTCTGAGGGTTTTTTTCTGATTGGCTGATCGTTTGAGGGGATTTTCTGATTGGCTGATCGTCTGacggtttttttttctgattggctgATCGTCTGACTGGCTTTTCTGATTGGCCGATCCTCTGAGGGTTTTTTTCTGATTGGCTGATCCCTTTACTGGCTTTTCTGATTGGCCGATCCTCTGagggttttttttctgattggctgATCCCTTTACTGGCTTTTCTGATTGGCCGATCCTCTGagggttttttttctgattggctgATCCCTTTACTGGCTTTTCTGATTGGCCGATCCTCTGagggttttttttctgattggccGATCCTCTGAGGGTTTTTTTCTGATTGGCTGATCGTTTGAGGGGATTTTCTGATTGGCTGATCGTCTGacggtttttttttctgattggccGATCCTCTGAGGGTTTTTTTCTGATTGGCCGATCCTCTGAGGGTTTTTTTCTGATTGGCTGATCGTTTGAGGGGATTTTCTGATTGGCTGATCGTCTGAcggttttttttctgattggctgATCGTCTGACTGGCTTTTCTGATTGGCCGATCCTCTGAGGGTTTTTTTCTGATTGGCCGATCCTCTGAGGGTTTTTTTCTGATTGGCTGATCGTTTGAGGGGATTTTCTGATTGGCTGATCGTCTGacggtttttttttctgattggctgatcgtctgacagttttttttctgattggctgATCGTCTGACGGATTTTTTTCTGATTGGCTGATCGTTTGAGGGGGTTTTCTGAATGGCCGATCCTCTGACGGGTTTTTCGATTGGCTGATCGTTTGAGGGGATTGACGGGGTTTGATCGTCTGACGGGTTTTTTTCTGATTGGCTGATCGTCTGACGGGTTTTTTTCTGATTGGCTGATCGTTTGAGGGGATTTTCTGATTGGCTGATCGTCTgacggttttttttttctgattggctgatcgtctgacagttttttttctgattggctgATCGTCTGACGGATTTTTTTCTGATTGGCTGATCGTTTGAGGGGATTTTCTGATTGGCCGATCCTCTGACGGGTTTTTTTCTGATTGGCTGATCGTTTGAGGGGATTTTCTGATTGGCCGATCGTCTGACGGGTTTTTTTCTGATTGGCTGATCGTTTGAGGGTTTTTTCTGATTGGCCGATCCCCTGAcggttttttttctgattggctgATCGTTTGAcgggttttttttctgattggctgATCGTCTGACGGGTTTTTTTCTGATTGGCTGATCGTCTGACGGGTTTTTTTCTGATTGGCTGATCGTCTGACGGTTTTTTTCTGATTGGCTGATCGTCTGACTGGCTTTTCTGATTGGCTGATCCTCTATATGGTGGTTTACTTCTGATTGGCTGATCCCTAGCATTGTTATGTTTATGATTAGTCGAGTATCTGACTGGCGAATCCTCTCATTAGGTGTGGTCTTGATTGGTTACATTTCTGAATTTCGATTCATCTGTCTGATAGCATTACTGATTGGTGAATCACGTGTTTGGCTTCATTTTGAATTGGCGAATCATGTAATTGGTTGCCAATCTGACTAGCGAATTATGTGACTGATTGCATTTCTGATTAGCTAACTATATGATTGGTTGCACTTCTGATTGCCTGAACATACGATTGGCAATGTCGCTAGCTGTCTGAATGTGTGATTGGCTGAGCAATTGATAAGTAAAGTCTTGGATTAGCCAAGCATCTGATTAGCTAATCTCCTGATTTACAGATCTTTTCACTGATTGTACTCTTGAATTTCTCTGATTGGCTCCGCTTATGATTGGTTTAACTTGTGATTAATAACCTCAGCTTTCTAATTACCGTCTAAATGGGTGATTATCAAGTTAGGCTGATTAGCGAATCTCTGATTAGGGAGATTCTGCCTGGTTGAGGATTTGAACTGGCTAATCTCGATTGGTAGAGCGTGTGATtaaccttccttttcttctcttttattttctccctctctctcttttttttttttttttttttttttttagtccattGGTCTACAAAATGAGGATTAAAATAGCGAGgtgaaggtagaagaggaagaggaggagagggggagggggaaggatgaggaagaggagcgaagggggagaaggaggagggaaaggagcgaagggggagaaggaggagggagaggagagatgatgggAAAGAGGTGCAGGGAGGAGAGtgatagggagtgagggggagggagaagaaaagggagaggggaatgaggaaggagatggaaagggaggagaaatatgaggaataaaggaagaaggaaaggggaggaagaagtaggaataaaagagagagagagggagtggaaatgatcggggaggaagaggtgtaatgaggaagaggaagtagggggaaggagcgggagaagaggagggagggagagggagagggacgagggtggtagagagaggagggaggggagggaaaagtaagagcgggggagcgagagggagggaagagagcgatggagggagagagaatagagcgaggagggagagggaagagggtggtagagggaggaggaaggggagggaaaagtaagagagcgggggagagagagggagggaggagggcgggggagggagagggaggggaagagggtggaagagggaagggagggaggggagggaaaagtaagagcgggggagagagaggagggaggagggcggggaagggagagggaggggaagagggtggaagagggaaggggagggagggggagggagaggggtgagggcgggagagggagagggagggggaagagggtggaagaggaagggagggagggggagggaaaagtaagagcggggagagagagggagggaggaggggcgggggagggagagggagggggaagagggtggaagaggaagggagggagggggagggagagggggtgagtgggcgggagagggagagagaagagagcgagggaggaggacgggggagggagggagagggatacggaggaagaaaaagggctACAGGCCTAATCTTGATTCCTAATTCCAAATAAATCAGAGctgagacagggggagggggaggaggagaaacagggaggggaagaggggggcagTGGAATTGGCTTATTTCCTAATTCCAAATCGCTAGCTGCACAAAAATAAGGTTTCGACCCACAATTTAtcggtagaagggagggaaggaagggagaaggggagggtgggggggtagggaggggtaggaggggggagggggccgttAAAGAGAAGCGGAAGGTCTTGACTCGGCTCTgcctaaggggggaggggaagtgggggagggaggagaaaggtcagAGGGTACGAGGGGGttaacggggaggaggagggagggggaggggggaaggagagaaggaaagagtgaggatgagaacggattagaggaggagaggaggagaggagagggaaggatggtcgGGGGATCAGACgacagaagaggggggaggggggaagagagagggggagatagcgAGATATTAGAAGAGCAGAAGAGGggacaggaaaagggaaaggagttaagcaaagagaagagagaagaatgggggatgaggggaagtgaaggataagggagagaaaatggggaggagataaatgagaaaaagagtgGGTCTgaaaagggaatagaggaaaggtgataaagaggaagggagaactaaagaagaaagattaaaagcaaagagaaaaagaagaactaaGTGGGATAAAGAGgaattagagaaaggaaaagagaaaaaagggagagagaagagaaaggggagagaaagaaaaaggttagAGGAGAAGacggtagaggagagagagaaagagctactaagtaagaggggaaaaggaaaaaagagaagaggagaagggaagagattaaaaaggtggaaaggggagaggaagagatggtgatGTAGAACGGGGATGTAGAGGGAAAAAGAGTAAATCGAGAGGGATatagaagagacagatagagagagagagagagagagagagagagagagagagagagagagagagagagagagagagggagagatagatagagagagacagagataaagaaaacaagaaagaagaaataatgatagaaataaagagagagagatagagaaagagaaagagagataaagagagagagagagagagagaggccgagattAACTGACtttaagaaatgaaaacaaaacaaaacaaaaaaagaattacaagaaagacaaatgaaagacTTAAGATTAAGCGAAGTGTGGAATCATTTgaatttgactttgactttgagtGTGAGATTATAGAACGAGAAGAACAAAGCcaacaggaagaaggaggaagaaagagaagagggaagtaagaTGACGTAAAGATCTGATTCGAAGGATAAAACCAAGACACGGAAAATGCTAGAGAATTAGAGAATTctggaataaggagagagaggagaggagacaaagggtgaagaaaataaaacaggaaatagagagagaagaaagaccagaattttagaatataaaaagagaaagaattatcaGAAAAAGTGGCGTTATTTGTAGAAAAATAATAGGGAATggcggattttttttctctctcttttttttcttttcttttttgttgaaaagaaagaagacgaaaaagaataagaatgatgaacaagaacggataaaggaaaagaaagaaaacatcgagaaatgataagaaaaaaaatgaaaaggatgaaaactgtaaagtgaaagagaaagagagagacagacagacagacagacagagagagagagagagagagagagagagagagagagagagagagagagagagagagagagagagagagagagagagagagagagagagagagagaaagaaagagagag encodes:
- the LOC138859651 gene encoding transcriptional regulator ATRX homolog, which produces MLGISQSEVNHHIEDQPIRKANDQPIRKKPVRRSNPVNPLKRSANRKTRQRIGHSENPLKRSANQKKIRQTISQSEKKLSDDQPIRKKNRQTISQSENPLKRSANQKKTLRGSANQKKTLRGSANQKSQSDDQPIRKKTVRRSANQKIPSNDQPIRKKPSEDRPIRKKPSEDRPIRKKNRQTISQSENPLKRSANQKKTLRGSANQKKNPQRIGQSEKPVKGSANQKKNPQRIGQSEKPVKGSANQKKNPQRIGQSEKPVKGSANQKKTLRGSANQKSQSDDQPIRKKNRQTISQSENPLKRSANQKKTLRGSANQKKTLRGSANQKSQSDDQPIRKKTVRRSANQKTPSNDQPIRKKPSEDRPIRKKNRQTISQSENPLKRSANQKKTLRGSANQKKNPQRIGQSEKPVKGSANQKKNPQRIGQSEKPVKGSANQKKTLRGSANQKSQSDDQPIRKKNRQTISQSENPLKRSANQKKTFRGSANQKKNHDCEWVRSADVVAESSLGPTDEGISLLYLTEKRYLYPLIETDTGNRTRGLRANRVRKAKWELRAKWELRAKWELRAKLRAQEHPVEYSVRRLNRELIEMCFGPSTTLHGHRNNRRP